One window of Halichondria panicea chromosome 7, odHalPani1.1, whole genome shotgun sequence genomic DNA carries:
- the LOC135338469 gene encoding G2/M phase-specific E3 ubiquitin-protein ligase-like isoform X1 — MVTTMAEGSISVNVGVLSSALAVAIQQAASSGQSQSPQVPANQSQHTSSQSRGPSSARVILPSYLKRKRGSEGGSGQKKSKSKESTLQVWDRDIVCIPKKDGESPISFPRGKSRAKLASKGLMGKICLTSLMTENEMEMEVRSVFSRQMRSQEDFPFVFLQCTGAGSKSLTIPSKSATFTWTPQQVAKLGTNKNPIYILAQDELTLPDVEDSDLESGNDWEHAGKDGSRKSEETPPTSVSNTSKKPRPQSIKKTPKEESAHRSYDVYRSLIDLTQESPDDMSGSGTDDELPKVEFSLAPQRDLEERGVRKTNPIVSKHVVLQHQLRVLTGAADEEDRQRICVRRSHIVQDALCAFAKPSFHTSKMLKVTFIGEISVDDGGPRRELFSVLMRELFDKSGLFTGWPENAVPVHNVHALAENKFYITGKIVATSLVQGGPPPVCFSRAVADYIVFDEVRSSPDLQDIPDFEVRQNLEKMLTIVNVEELRSFTDEHLELRFECGYQKPTSSLQISDKEEILKTVWLHFVYFLPLAELQQLRKGLRETLQLEILMVQYPDDMHSFLATSIAFDVDGGDLLDWFVASYSERGSNKRKSEEAVYLMWSNYVMDCSDGDESGVSIGDILQFISGSRRLPAAGFPCIPSVHFTNEKILPKTSTCDVSITFPRSFDELPYEMFKKKMDMSVLDSAGFGGGP; from the exons ATGGTCACAACAATGGCTGAAGGCTCAATAAGTGTGAATGTTGGAGTGTTGTCTAGTGCCCTGGCTGTTGCAATTCAGCAAGCAGCTAGCAGTGGACAGTCACAGTCACCTCAAGTCCCTGCCAATCAAAGTCAGCACACTTCCAGTCAAAG CAGAGGTCCTTCATCTGCACGGGTGATTTTACCATCTTATCTAAAAAGGAAGAGAGGAAGTGAAGGAGGCTCAGGACAGAAGAAATCGAAATCCAAAGAAAGCACTCTGCAAGTGTGGGATCGAGACATTGTGTGCATTCCAAAGAAAGATGGTGAATCCCCAATATCATTTCCCCGTGGCAAGTCCCGTGCTAAACTAGCTTCTAAGGGTTTGATGGGCAAAATATGCCTTACTTCCTTAATGACAGAAAATGAGATGGAGATGGAGGTACGATCTGTGTTTAGTCGCCAGATGCGAAGCCAAGAGGACTTTCCCTTCGTCTTTCTTCAATGCACTGGAGCTGGATCAAAATCACTCACTATTCCCTCAAAATCTGCAACTTTTACGTGGACACCACAACAAGTTGCAAAGCTAGGAACTAACAAGAATCCAATTTATATCTTGGCCCAAGATGAGCTTACATTGCCAGATGTTGAG GACTCAGATTTGGAGTCAGGCAATGATTGGGAACATGCAGGAAAGGATGGCTCTCGCAAATCTGAGGAAACACCTCCTACGTCTGTCTCAAACACCAGTAAGAAACCTCGTCCTCAGTCTATCAAAAAAACACCTAAGGAAGAAAGTGCACACAG GTCTTACGATGTTTACAGAAGCCTTATCGATTTGACACAAGAGTCTCCCGACGATATGTCAGGTAGCGGCACTGACGATGAGCTTCCCAAAGTGGAGTTTTCTCTTGCACCTCAACGTGATTTGGAAGAAAG GGGGGTTCGCAAAACAAATCCAATTGTATCCAAGCACGTAGTTCTCCAACATCAGTTGAGAGTACTAACTGGTGCAGCTGATGAGGAAGATCGACAACGGATATGTGTACGCCGTAGTCACATTGTACAAGATGCATTGTGTGCTTTCGCCAAACCTTCCTTTCACACCTCAAAGATGTTGAAGGTGACCTTCATTGGGGAGATTTCAGTGGATGATGGAGGTCCCAGGCGAGAGCTGTTCAGTGTACTCATGAGGGAGCTCTTTGACAAGAGTGGCCTTTTCACAGGCTGGCCTGAGAATGCTGTACCAGTGCACAATGTTCATGCCTTAGCTGAAAATAAGTTCTACATCACTGGAAAGATCGTTGCAACCAGCTTAGTACAAGGTGGGCCACCCCCAGTGTGCTTCAGCCGTGCTGTTGCAGACTATATTGTGTTTGACGAAGTGAGGAGTTCTCCAGACCTTCAAGATATACCTGACTTCGAAGTTCGGCAGAATCTTGAGAAG ATGCTAACTATTGTGAATGTTGAGGAACTCAGGTCATTCACTGATGAGCACCTTGAGCTTCGCTTTGAGTGTGGCTACCAGAAACCAACCAGCTCGCTGCAGATCTCAGATAAGGAGGAGATCCTGAAGACAGTGTGGCTCCATTTTGTGTATTTCCTCCCTCTTGCTGAGCTGCAACAGCTAAGGAAGGGATTGAGGGAGACCCTCCAGCTGGAAATTTTGATGGTCCAATACCCTGATGACATGCATTCGTTCCTTGCCACCTCAATTGCGTTTGATGTTGATGGTGGTGACCTCTTAGACTGGTTTGTGGCTAGCTACTCAGAAAGAGGAAGCAACAAAAGAAAGTCAGAGGAGGCTGTTTACCTCATGTGGAGCAACTATGTCATGGATTGCTCTG ATGGTGATGAATCAGGTGTGTCGATTGGTGACATTCTACAATTTATCTCTGGCTCTAGGAGGCTTCCAGCAGCTGGGTTTCCTTGTATCCCTAGTGTCCACTTCACAAATGAAAAGATTCTCCCTAAGACTTCAACATGTGACGTAAGCATCACCTTTCCAAGATCTTTTGACGAGCTGCCATATGAGATGTTTAAGAAAAAAATGGATATGAGCGTTTTGGATTCTGCTGGTTTTGGTGGTGGTCCGTAG
- the LOC135338469 gene encoding G2/M phase-specific E3 ubiquitin-protein ligase-like isoform X2 produces the protein MVTTMAEGSISVNVGVLSSALAVAIQQAASSGQSQSPQVPANQSQHTSSQRGPSSARVILPSYLKRKRGSEGGSGQKKSKSKESTLQVWDRDIVCIPKKDGESPISFPRGKSRAKLASKGLMGKICLTSLMTENEMEMEVRSVFSRQMRSQEDFPFVFLQCTGAGSKSLTIPSKSATFTWTPQQVAKLGTNKNPIYILAQDELTLPDVEDSDLESGNDWEHAGKDGSRKSEETPPTSVSNTSKKPRPQSIKKTPKEESAHRSYDVYRSLIDLTQESPDDMSGSGTDDELPKVEFSLAPQRDLEERGVRKTNPIVSKHVVLQHQLRVLTGAADEEDRQRICVRRSHIVQDALCAFAKPSFHTSKMLKVTFIGEISVDDGGPRRELFSVLMRELFDKSGLFTGWPENAVPVHNVHALAENKFYITGKIVATSLVQGGPPPVCFSRAVADYIVFDEVRSSPDLQDIPDFEVRQNLEKMLTIVNVEELRSFTDEHLELRFECGYQKPTSSLQISDKEEILKTVWLHFVYFLPLAELQQLRKGLRETLQLEILMVQYPDDMHSFLATSIAFDVDGGDLLDWFVASYSERGSNKRKSEEAVYLMWSNYVMDCSDGDESGVSIGDILQFISGSRRLPAAGFPCIPSVHFTNEKILPKTSTCDVSITFPRSFDELPYEMFKKKMDMSVLDSAGFGGGP, from the exons ATGGTCACAACAATGGCTGAAGGCTCAATAAGTGTGAATGTTGGAGTGTTGTCTAGTGCCCTGGCTGTTGCAATTCAGCAAGCAGCTAGCAGTGGACAGTCACAGTCACCTCAAGTCCCTGCCAATCAAAGTCAGCACACTTCCAGTCAAAG AGGTCCTTCATCTGCACGGGTGATTTTACCATCTTATCTAAAAAGGAAGAGAGGAAGTGAAGGAGGCTCAGGACAGAAGAAATCGAAATCCAAAGAAAGCACTCTGCAAGTGTGGGATCGAGACATTGTGTGCATTCCAAAGAAAGATGGTGAATCCCCAATATCATTTCCCCGTGGCAAGTCCCGTGCTAAACTAGCTTCTAAGGGTTTGATGGGCAAAATATGCCTTACTTCCTTAATGACAGAAAATGAGATGGAGATGGAGGTACGATCTGTGTTTAGTCGCCAGATGCGAAGCCAAGAGGACTTTCCCTTCGTCTTTCTTCAATGCACTGGAGCTGGATCAAAATCACTCACTATTCCCTCAAAATCTGCAACTTTTACGTGGACACCACAACAAGTTGCAAAGCTAGGAACTAACAAGAATCCAATTTATATCTTGGCCCAAGATGAGCTTACATTGCCAGATGTTGAG GACTCAGATTTGGAGTCAGGCAATGATTGGGAACATGCAGGAAAGGATGGCTCTCGCAAATCTGAGGAAACACCTCCTACGTCTGTCTCAAACACCAGTAAGAAACCTCGTCCTCAGTCTATCAAAAAAACACCTAAGGAAGAAAGTGCACACAG GTCTTACGATGTTTACAGAAGCCTTATCGATTTGACACAAGAGTCTCCCGACGATATGTCAGGTAGCGGCACTGACGATGAGCTTCCCAAAGTGGAGTTTTCTCTTGCACCTCAACGTGATTTGGAAGAAAG GGGGGTTCGCAAAACAAATCCAATTGTATCCAAGCACGTAGTTCTCCAACATCAGTTGAGAGTACTAACTGGTGCAGCTGATGAGGAAGATCGACAACGGATATGTGTACGCCGTAGTCACATTGTACAAGATGCATTGTGTGCTTTCGCCAAACCTTCCTTTCACACCTCAAAGATGTTGAAGGTGACCTTCATTGGGGAGATTTCAGTGGATGATGGAGGTCCCAGGCGAGAGCTGTTCAGTGTACTCATGAGGGAGCTCTTTGACAAGAGTGGCCTTTTCACAGGCTGGCCTGAGAATGCTGTACCAGTGCACAATGTTCATGCCTTAGCTGAAAATAAGTTCTACATCACTGGAAAGATCGTTGCAACCAGCTTAGTACAAGGTGGGCCACCCCCAGTGTGCTTCAGCCGTGCTGTTGCAGACTATATTGTGTTTGACGAAGTGAGGAGTTCTCCAGACCTTCAAGATATACCTGACTTCGAAGTTCGGCAGAATCTTGAGAAG ATGCTAACTATTGTGAATGTTGAGGAACTCAGGTCATTCACTGATGAGCACCTTGAGCTTCGCTTTGAGTGTGGCTACCAGAAACCAACCAGCTCGCTGCAGATCTCAGATAAGGAGGAGATCCTGAAGACAGTGTGGCTCCATTTTGTGTATTTCCTCCCTCTTGCTGAGCTGCAACAGCTAAGGAAGGGATTGAGGGAGACCCTCCAGCTGGAAATTTTGATGGTCCAATACCCTGATGACATGCATTCGTTCCTTGCCACCTCAATTGCGTTTGATGTTGATGGTGGTGACCTCTTAGACTGGTTTGTGGCTAGCTACTCAGAAAGAGGAAGCAACAAAAGAAAGTCAGAGGAGGCTGTTTACCTCATGTGGAGCAACTATGTCATGGATTGCTCTG ATGGTGATGAATCAGGTGTGTCGATTGGTGACATTCTACAATTTATCTCTGGCTCTAGGAGGCTTCCAGCAGCTGGGTTTCCTTGTATCCCTAGTGTCCACTTCACAAATGAAAAGATTCTCCCTAAGACTTCAACATGTGACGTAAGCATCACCTTTCCAAGATCTTTTGACGAGCTGCCATATGAGATGTTTAAGAAAAAAATGGATATGAGCGTTTTGGATTCTGCTGGTTTTGGTGGTGGTCCGTAG